A single Musa acuminata AAA Group cultivar baxijiao chromosome BXJ2-1, Cavendish_Baxijiao_AAA, whole genome shotgun sequence DNA region contains:
- the LOC103998848 gene encoding probable purine permease 5 isoform X1 — protein sequence MDAGDPSRHTIPVRPPEAAAVPAVSNSSLQKRAAEFCNSVLETYKRKSLSFWFLLLLSSATMLVAFTASSLLSRLYYANGGKSKWIISWAAVAGWPITALVLLPPYLFGRISPTPLSLKLFVWYILLGFLSAADNLMFAWAYAYLPASTASLLSSSSLIFSALFGYFIVKNDLNLSSINAIVIITAGTVIIALDSESDRYPGVTGKQYTLGFIWDILGSALHGLIFALSELVFLKLLGRRSFHVVLEQQVMVSLLAFVFTSIGLVVNNDFQRMRSEASNFKHGEGSYAMVLTWAAITFQLGVLAGTAIVFLASTVLAGVLNAVRVPLTTIAAVVLFHDPMSGFKILSLVITVWGLGSYIVGHSSSKVNS from the coding sequence AAGCTGCCGCAGTGCCAGCGGTATCCAACTCCTCATTGCAGAAAAGAGCAGCTGAATTCTGTAACTCGGTCCTGGAGACATACAAAAGGAAGTCTCTCTCTTTTTGGTTCTTACTGTTGCTTAGCAGTGCTACGATGCTTGTGGCGTTTACTGCTTCCAGTCTTCTATCTCGTTTGTATTATGCCAATGGTGGCAAGAGCAAATGGATAATCTCCTGGGCAGCAGTTGCAGGGTGGCCGATCACTGCCCTTGTCTTGCTTCCTCCTTATCTCTTCGGCCGCATATCTCCGACTCCTCTCTCGCTTAAGCTCTTCGTTTGGTACATTCTACTGGGTTTTCTCAGTGCTGCCGATAACCTCATGTTTGCATGGGCTTACGCCTATCTTCCAGCCTCCACTGCTTCTCTCCTTTCCTCGTCTTCGCTTATCTTCTCCGCCCTGTTTGGGTATTTCATCGTGAAGAATGATCTGAATCTTTCTTCCATAAATGCAATCGTCATCATCACCGCCGGCACCGTCATAATCGCATTGGATTCAGAATCAGACCGATACCCGGGAGTCACCGGCAAGCAATACACCCTGGGGTTCATCTGGGACATTCTCGGCTCGGCTCTCCATGGTCTGATCTTTGCATTGTCGGAGCTGGTTTTCCTGAAGCTATTGGGGAGGAGATCCTTCCATGTTGTGCTGGAGCAGCAGGTCATGGTTTCACTCCTCGCCTTCGTGTTCACTTCCATAGGGCTTGTTGTGAACAATGACTTCCAGCGAATGAGATCGGAAGCCAGCAACTTCAAGCACGGGGAGGGCTCGTACGCTATGGTGCTCACTTGGGCTGCCATCACGTTTCAGCTGGGAGTGTTGGCCGGCACCGCGATCGTCTTTCTGGCTTCAACGGTGTTGGCCGGTGTTCTGAATGCGGTGAGGGTGCCACTCACAACCATTGCTGCAGTTGTTCTGTTCCATGATCCCATGAGTGGCTTCAAGATCCTATCTCTGGTCATCACTGTTTGGGGACTTGGTTCTTACATCGTTGGTCACTCTTCCTCGAAAGTAAATTCCTAG
- the LOC103998848 gene encoding probable purine permease 5 isoform X2: MDAGDPSRHTIPVRPPAAAVPAVSNSSLQKRAAEFCNSVLETYKRKSLSFWFLLLLSSATMLVAFTASSLLSRLYYANGGKSKWIISWAAVAGWPITALVLLPPYLFGRISPTPLSLKLFVWYILLGFLSAADNLMFAWAYAYLPASTASLLSSSSLIFSALFGYFIVKNDLNLSSINAIVIITAGTVIIALDSESDRYPGVTGKQYTLGFIWDILGSALHGLIFALSELVFLKLLGRRSFHVVLEQQVMVSLLAFVFTSIGLVVNNDFQRMRSEASNFKHGEGSYAMVLTWAAITFQLGVLAGTAIVFLASTVLAGVLNAVRVPLTTIAAVVLFHDPMSGFKILSLVITVWGLGSYIVGHSSSKVNS; encoded by the coding sequence CTGCCGCAGTGCCAGCGGTATCCAACTCCTCATTGCAGAAAAGAGCAGCTGAATTCTGTAACTCGGTCCTGGAGACATACAAAAGGAAGTCTCTCTCTTTTTGGTTCTTACTGTTGCTTAGCAGTGCTACGATGCTTGTGGCGTTTACTGCTTCCAGTCTTCTATCTCGTTTGTATTATGCCAATGGTGGCAAGAGCAAATGGATAATCTCCTGGGCAGCAGTTGCAGGGTGGCCGATCACTGCCCTTGTCTTGCTTCCTCCTTATCTCTTCGGCCGCATATCTCCGACTCCTCTCTCGCTTAAGCTCTTCGTTTGGTACATTCTACTGGGTTTTCTCAGTGCTGCCGATAACCTCATGTTTGCATGGGCTTACGCCTATCTTCCAGCCTCCACTGCTTCTCTCCTTTCCTCGTCTTCGCTTATCTTCTCCGCCCTGTTTGGGTATTTCATCGTGAAGAATGATCTGAATCTTTCTTCCATAAATGCAATCGTCATCATCACCGCCGGCACCGTCATAATCGCATTGGATTCAGAATCAGACCGATACCCGGGAGTCACCGGCAAGCAATACACCCTGGGGTTCATCTGGGACATTCTCGGCTCGGCTCTCCATGGTCTGATCTTTGCATTGTCGGAGCTGGTTTTCCTGAAGCTATTGGGGAGGAGATCCTTCCATGTTGTGCTGGAGCAGCAGGTCATGGTTTCACTCCTCGCCTTCGTGTTCACTTCCATAGGGCTTGTTGTGAACAATGACTTCCAGCGAATGAGATCGGAAGCCAGCAACTTCAAGCACGGGGAGGGCTCGTACGCTATGGTGCTCACTTGGGCTGCCATCACGTTTCAGCTGGGAGTGTTGGCCGGCACCGCGATCGTCTTTCTGGCTTCAACGGTGTTGGCCGGTGTTCTGAATGCGGTGAGGGTGCCACTCACAACCATTGCTGCAGTTGTTCTGTTCCATGATCCCATGAGTGGCTTCAAGATCCTATCTCTGGTCATCACTGTTTGGGGACTTGGTTCTTACATCGTTGGTCACTCTTCCTCGAAAGTAAATTCCTAG
- the LOC103998848 gene encoding probable purine permease 5 isoform X3, with protein sequence MPAIPHVIRFRFDLRKRAAEFCNSVLETYKRKSLSFWFLLLLSSATMLVAFTASSLLSRLYYANGGKSKWIISWAAVAGWPITALVLLPPYLFGRISPTPLSLKLFVWYILLGFLSAADNLMFAWAYAYLPASTASLLSSSSLIFSALFGYFIVKNDLNLSSINAIVIITAGTVIIALDSESDRYPGVTGKQYTLGFIWDILGSALHGLIFALSELVFLKLLGRRSFHVVLEQQVMVSLLAFVFTSIGLVVNNDFQRMRSEASNFKHGEGSYAMVLTWAAITFQLGVLAGTAIVFLASTVLAGVLNAVRVPLTTIAAVVLFHDPMSGFKILSLVITVWGLGSYIVGHSSSKVNS encoded by the coding sequence AAAAGAGCAGCTGAATTCTGTAACTCGGTCCTGGAGACATACAAAAGGAAGTCTCTCTCTTTTTGGTTCTTACTGTTGCTTAGCAGTGCTACGATGCTTGTGGCGTTTACTGCTTCCAGTCTTCTATCTCGTTTGTATTATGCCAATGGTGGCAAGAGCAAATGGATAATCTCCTGGGCAGCAGTTGCAGGGTGGCCGATCACTGCCCTTGTCTTGCTTCCTCCTTATCTCTTCGGCCGCATATCTCCGACTCCTCTCTCGCTTAAGCTCTTCGTTTGGTACATTCTACTGGGTTTTCTCAGTGCTGCCGATAACCTCATGTTTGCATGGGCTTACGCCTATCTTCCAGCCTCCACTGCTTCTCTCCTTTCCTCGTCTTCGCTTATCTTCTCCGCCCTGTTTGGGTATTTCATCGTGAAGAATGATCTGAATCTTTCTTCCATAAATGCAATCGTCATCATCACCGCCGGCACCGTCATAATCGCATTGGATTCAGAATCAGACCGATACCCGGGAGTCACCGGCAAGCAATACACCCTGGGGTTCATCTGGGACATTCTCGGCTCGGCTCTCCATGGTCTGATCTTTGCATTGTCGGAGCTGGTTTTCCTGAAGCTATTGGGGAGGAGATCCTTCCATGTTGTGCTGGAGCAGCAGGTCATGGTTTCACTCCTCGCCTTCGTGTTCACTTCCATAGGGCTTGTTGTGAACAATGACTTCCAGCGAATGAGATCGGAAGCCAGCAACTTCAAGCACGGGGAGGGCTCGTACGCTATGGTGCTCACTTGGGCTGCCATCACGTTTCAGCTGGGAGTGTTGGCCGGCACCGCGATCGTCTTTCTGGCTTCAACGGTGTTGGCCGGTGTTCTGAATGCGGTGAGGGTGCCACTCACAACCATTGCTGCAGTTGTTCTGTTCCATGATCCCATGAGTGGCTTCAAGATCCTATCTCTGGTCATCACTGTTTGGGGACTTGGTTCTTACATCGTTGGTCACTCTTCCTCGAAAGTAAATTCCTAG